A portion of the Rhinolophus sinicus isolate RSC01 linkage group LG03, ASM3656204v1, whole genome shotgun sequence genome contains these proteins:
- the CCT5 gene encoding T-complex protein 1 subunit epsilon, translating to MASVGTLAFDEYGRPFLIIKDQDRKSRLMGLEALKSHIMAAKAVANTMRTSLGPNGLDKMMVDKDGDVTVTNDGATILSMMDVDHQIAKLMVELSKSQDDEIGDGTTGVVVLAGALLEEAEQLLDRGIHPIRIADGYEQAARIAIEHLDKISDSVPVDLQNTEPLVQTAKTTLGSKVVNSCHRQMAEIAVNAVLTVADMQRSDVDFELIKVEGKVGGRLEDTKLIKGVIVDKDFSHPQMPKQVQDAKIAILTCPFEPPKPKTKHKLDVTSVEDYKALQKYEKEKFEEMIQQIKETGANLAICQWGFDDEANHLLLQNNLPAVRWVGGPEIELIAIATGGRIVPRFSELTAEKLGYAGLVKEISFGTTKDKMLVIEQCKNSRAVTIFIRGGNKMIIEEAKRSLHDALCVIRNLIRDNRVVYGGGAAEIACALAVSKAADKCPTLEQYAMRAFADALEVIPMALSENSGMNPIQTMTEVRARQVKEMNPALGIDCLHKGTNDMKQQHVIETLIGKKQQISLATQMVRMILKIDDIRKPGESEE from the exons TCTCATATAATGGCGGCCAAGGCTGTAGCAAATACAATGAGAACATCGCTTGGACCAAATG GGCTTGACAAAATGATGGTGGACAAGGATGGTGATGTGACTGTAACTAACGACGGCGCCACCATTTTGAGCATGATGGATGTTGACCATCAGATTGCCAAGCTGATGGTTGAACTGTCCAAGTCGCAGGATGATGAAATTGGAGATGGAACCACAGGAGTGGTTG TCCTGGCTGGTGCCTTGTTGGAAGAAGCCGAGCAGCTGCTGGACCGCGGGATCCACCCGATCCGCATCGCCGACGGTTACGAGCAGGCCGCCCGCATTGCTATCGAGCACCTAGACAAGATCAGCGACAGTGTCCCCGTCGACCTGCAGAACACCGAGCCCCTGGTTCAGACGGCAAAAACCACACTGGGCTCCAAAGT GGTTAACAGCTGTCACCGGCAGATGGCCGAGATCGCCGTGAATGCTGTGCTCACGGTGGCCGACATGCAGCGCAGTGACGTTGACTTTGAGCTCATCAAAGTGGAAGGCAAAGTGGGCGGGAGACTGGAGGACACCAAGCTTATCAAGGGCGTGATTGTGGACAAGGATTTCAGTCACCCTCAGATGCCAAAG CAAGTACAAGATGCTAAGATTGCAATTCTCACGTGTCCATTTGAACCACCGAAACCGAAGACAAAGCATAAGCTGGACGTGACCTCGGTGGAAGACTACAAAGCCCTTCAGAAGTACGAGAAGGAGAAGTTCGAGGAGATGATTCAGCAG ATTAAAGAAACTGGTGCTAACCTAGCTATTTGTCAGTGGGGCTTTGATGACGAAGCAAATCACTTACTTCTTCAGAACAACTTGCCTGCAGTTCGCTGGGTAGGAGGACCTGAAATTGAG CTGATTGCCATTGCGACAGGAGGGCGGATCGTCCCACGCTTCTCAGAGCTCACCGCTGAGAAGCTGGGCTATGCTGGGCTTGTGAAAGAGATTTCATTTGGGACAACCAAAGACAAAATGCTGGTCATCGAGCAGTGCAAGAACTCCAGAGCTGTGACCATTTTCATCAGAGGAGGAAATAAGATG atcATCGAGGAAGCAAAGCGATCTCTTCACGACGCCTTGTGCGTCATCCGGAACCTCATCCGTGATAATCGTGTGGTGTATGGGGGAGGCGCTGCTGAAATCGCGTGTGCTTTGGCAGTGAGCAAAGCGGCAGATAAG TGCCCGACCCTGGAACAGTATGCCATGCGGGCGTTCGCCGACGCCCTGGAGGTCATCCCCATGGCCCTTTCGGAGAACAGCGGCATGAACCCCATCCAGACGATGACCGAAGTCCGAGCCAGACAAGTGAAGGAGATGAACCCCGCCCTGGGCATTGACTGTTTGCACAAGGGCACAAACG atATGAAGCAACAGCATGTCATAGAAACCTTAATTGGCAAAAAGCAACAGATATCTCTTGCAACACAAATGGTTAGAATGATTTTGAAGATTGATGATATCCGTAAGCCTGGGGAAtctgaagaatga